The following are encoded in a window of Vigna unguiculata cultivar IT97K-499-35 chromosome 8, ASM411807v1, whole genome shotgun sequence genomic DNA:
- the LOC114195483 gene encoding probable glycerol-3-phosphate acyltransferase 2, with protein sequence MSPSKIETVSLVNKTQELSNKTVVFEFESTLLRSTSLFSYFMLVAFEAGGLLRSLILFLSYPLVWLLGEEQHGLKIMVFLCLFGIRKDTFRIGSAVLPKFFLEDVGWEGFEAVMRCERKVALSKLPRVMVEGFLKDYLGVESVLARDIKSFKGYFLGLFEETKEKNTCLYEAKQDNENMIRITGSHIGYIDRELFPEFKKVCLILSSQERRNWHVLPKERYPKPLIFHDGRLAFKPTAASALAFFMWLPFGLFLSIFRFTFGIALPFNVSAPILAFSGTRTTLSRPNNNPLSLVDEENQKGVLYVCNHRTLLDPLYIAYVLDKPLSAVTYSLSRFNELVAPIRTIRLTRDRERDRETMDKLLSLGNLVVCPEGTTCREPYLLRFSPLFAELTDDIVPVAVDVKVTMFYGTTASGHKCLDPFFHFLNPNPTYFVKILDRLPRSQTCREGGKSRIEVANSVQREIGNALGFECTSLTRKDKYMILAGNEGVNGGPCNNCK encoded by the exons ATGAGTCCCAGCAAGATAGAAACAGTTTCTCTTGTCAACAAAACGCAAGAACTGTCTAATAAAACAGTGGTTTTTGAATTTGAGAGTACCCTGTTACGATCAACTTCACTCTTCTCTTACTTCATGCTGGTTGCTTTTGAAGCCGGTGGGTTGCTAAGATCTCTCATTTTGTTTCTCTCATACCCTTTGGTGTGGCTGCTGGGTGAAGAACAACATGGCTTAAAGATTATGGTTTTCTTGTGCCTTTTTGGAATCAGAAAGGACACGTTCAGAATAGGATCAGCTGTTCTGCCAAAGTTCTTCTTAGAAGATGTGGGGTGGGAAGGTTTTGAAGCTGTTATGCGGTGTGAGAGAAAGGTGGCATTGAGTAAGTTGCCCAGGGTCATGGTTGAAGGTTTCTTGAAGGACTACTTAGGGGTTGAAAGTGTTTTAGCAAGAGACATTAAATCCTTCAAAGGGTATTTTTTGGGACTGTTCGAGGAAACTAAGGAAAAAAATACTTGTTTATACGAGGCAAAACAAGACAACGAAAACATGATTCGCATCACTGGTAGCCATATTGGGTATATTGACCGAGAACTTTTCCCTGAATTCAAG AAGGTTTGCCTAATTCTAAGCTCCCAGGAGAGGAGAAATTGGCATGTCCTTCCAAAAGAGAGGTATCCAAAGCCACTGATCTTCCATGATGGAAGGTTGGCTTTCAAACCAACCGCAGCATCAGCTTTGGCTTTCTTCATGTGGCTACCCTTTGGGCTATTCCTTTCCATCTTCAGATTCACCTTTGGCATTGCGCTACCCTTCAATGTGTCTGCTCCAATATTGGCCTTCTCAGGGACAAGAACAACCTTATCAAGACCCAACAACAACCCTCTGTCTTTGGTCGATGAGGAAAACCAAAAGGGTGTGCTCTATGTGTGCAACCACAGAACCTTGCTTGACCCACTTTACATTGCATATGTCTTGGACAAACCTCTCTCCGCAGTCACATACAGCTTGAGTAGATTCAACGAGCTTGTTGCCCCCATCAGAACTATAAGACTAACAAGAGACAGAGAGCGAGACAGAGAGACAATGGATAAATTGCTGAGCCTGGGCAACCTCGTGGTGTGTCCTGAGGGAACAACTTGCAGGGAACCTTATTTGTTAAGGTTCAGTCCTCTGTTTGCAGAGCTCACAGATGACATTGTTCCTGTGGCTGTCGATGTGAAGGTTACCATGTTCTACGGAACAACAGCCAGTGGGCACAAATGTTTGGACCCCTTTTTTCACTTCTTGAACCCAAATCCTACGTACTTTGTAAAAATCCTAGACCGGTTACCTCGGTCACAAACATGTCGGGAAGGTGGGAAATCAAGAATCGAGGTTGCCAATTCTGTGCAACGTGAGATTGGGAATGCTTTAGGATTTGAGTGCACCAGCTTGACCAGAAAAGACAAGTATATGATCTTGGCTGGTAACGAGGGTGTCAATGGAGGGCCTTGCAATAACTGTAAGTAG
- the LOC114195001 gene encoding uncharacterized protein LOC114195001 — translation MVPLVRPVTMEDFMRHKPAKFTGKATLDEADAWLRECEKIFRVIECTEAQKLTFATFLLVTEAEYWWMGMQQQMQNRDEEVTWTSFRTRFLEKYFPDSAKHEREVEFLTLQQGNLSVQAYVERFGYPSRFYSQTVTEEWHCRKFEGGLKHELRRFIVSLIVREFPILVEQAKSVEQLEIGEHLRRDCTRPAGSGGSSICTRKCYACDQPRHFANKCPNKKTTPGSRSQPPSSDRPRVAGRVFAMTSTEATWSGASHSFISHDCVEKLGLSTRDLGCELIVSTPASGQVSTNLACVGCLMEVEGICFKVNLVCLPLEGLEVILGMDWRGSERDEGGSTCFMIVAQEKMSTKEQISKIPVVDEYVDVFPDEIPELPPSRDIDFSIDLIPRAGPVSAVPYRMALTELAKLKKKI, via the exons ATGGTTCCACTGGTAAGACCTGTGACGATGGAAGACTTCATGCGTCATAAACCAGCAAAGTTTACTGGGAAAGCCACCCTAGATGAGGCAGATGCATGGCTCCGAGAATGCGAGAAGATATTCAGGGTAATAGAGTGCACTGAGGCACAAAAGCTCACCTTCGCCACCTTCTTGTTGGTGACCGAGGCTGAATATTGGTGGATGGGGATGCAACAGCAGATGCAGAACCGAGATGAGGAGGTGACATGGACCAGCTTTAGGACGAGATTCCTGGAGAAATACTTCCCTGATAGCGCTAAACATGAGCGCGAAGTCGAGTTCCTCACCCTGCAGCAAGGCAACTTATCCGTGCAGGCCTATGTAGAGAGGTTTGGGTATCCCTCGAGGTTCTACTCCCAGACAGTGACTGAAGAATGGCACTGCAGGAAGTTTGAAGGCGGCCTCAAACATGAACTGAGGCGCTTTATTGTGTCGTTGATAGTCAGGGAATTTCCCATTTTGGTCGAGCAGGCCAAAAGCGTGGAACAACTAGAGAT AGGAGAGCATTTGAGGAGGGATTGCACTAGACCAGCTGGCAGCGGAGGCAGCAGTATATGCACTCGCAAGTGCTATGCATGTGACCAGCCAAGGCATTTTGCCAACAAATGTCCTAATAAGAAGACCACTCCAGGATCGCGATCTCAGCCACCTTCATCTGATAGGCCGAGAGTAGCAGGTCGGGTCTTCGCCATGACTAGTACTGAGGCCACCTGGTCAG GAGCTTCGCACTCCTTCATATCCCATGATTGTGTGGAGAAATTGGGATTGTCTACTCGTGACCTGGGATGCGAGTTGATAGTCTCGACACCAGCATCTGGACAGGTTTCAACAAACCTAGCCTGTGTTGGATGCTTGATGGAAGTAGAGGGCATATGCTTCAAGGTGAACCTCGTTTGCTTGCCCTTGGAGGGACTAGAGGTCATACTGGGAATGGACTG GAGAGGCAGTGAAAGAGATGAGGGGGGGTCCACTTGTTTTATGATAGTGGCCCAGGAGAAGATGAGTACAAAAGAGCAGATCAGTAAGATACCAGTGGTGGATGAGTATGTCGATGTTTTCCCAGATGAGATACCCGAGTTGCCACCCAGTAGGGATATAGATTTCTCAATTGATCTAATCCCTAGAGCGGGCCCAGTGTCGGCAGTACCGTACAGAATGGCACTGACAGAGCTAGCaaagttgaagaaaaagatATAA